TGAATCATAATGGCCATGGCTATAAGCAAGGAGTTAGCATGCTGTGCACATTTTAATTTCCTGAGGGCAGCACTTCTTGTGTCATGCTGGAAGGGTGActttggttccccccccccctcactaTTAATGCATTGTTAGTTCTTACCACCTACTGAGTCTGCTGCCTCTTTCTCCGCAACTGTGTTGTATGTATGATCCTGGACCTTGGAAACCCCACCTGCCCTATAGAACACTTCTGACCTGCAGAGGGTATTCCATTGACTAACATTGACTTCCTGTACCAAGCTGATGGAATCTTAAAAGTTCCAGGATTAGAGTTGCTTGGTTGCTTCAGGAGATTCTAAGGACGCTGCGGGCAGGGTTCAGGAGGCCCTTGCTTAAACAAATTTCAAAGGCTGGTTACAACCCCTGGTTTCAGTGCTGTTAGTAAATCCTTTGTAAAGACCAGAAGCTAGTCAAACAGGAAAGGCCCAGAAACCCAAATCCCTTTAATACAGATTATTTCACTCTGACGCAGGTTACAAGGAGCTTAGCTTTGATTAAATAGGTCAATCTGCTTTGAGAACAGTAATACCTGGGTATATTTGATctacctcccctctcccctccgtCTCAGATTGGAAACGGAGACAAAGAGCAAAGCTCTTATCTGTCAGTGGGCAAGTTTTAATATTTCATAAGTGCCTGATGGTGACATGATGGGTGACATATTCCAGCAGAGGCTGTTGGGAGAGGAAGATTTGGGGGATGAGAAACTGGGTCTTGTTTTTAACCTGAAGATGTTTGTCTTGATTAGAAAACAGCATATTGTGTGTGTTGATTGGAAAGACCCTTTGAAAAGATGTCTGATACTTCGCCCTTTCAGTGTCAACAGTGTGCCAAACCTCACTAATCCTGACTCAGGCTAAATTCCCATGAACTTCAGTTGGAATTTCACTCAAGGAAACATTGCTGGGCGATTTTGCCTTCTGACAGGTTAACTGAGCAGGGGGTTCTATGTTCCAAGCTGTAAAATCAGGAACAGGTACTTCTCAAAACTACTACTAATACCCCCCgcccaaaaaaaagggggggggggaaagatgagcaatgtttaaaatattcagcAAATTTATTTATAGTCCACAACAGAATGAAAACATCTTCTGCTAATTGCATACAAGACATTGAGCAGGATGATGTCAGCTACAGAGGAAATGCATAATTCTCGAATTGGCTTAAAAAATTAGTTATATgttattccccctccccacactcatCTCTTGTATGGGAGCTGGGCTCCTTTATGATGcgtgtagggcctgatcctgagaaggctgagcccccttcctctcccatgaGGTTCAGTGATCAGGACTGAGCCTCAGGTTAGTGCGAGCAGTGGCTTGGCAGATGGAAATCATGCAAGTCAAATGGCCAACTAGAGAGATTTGTTCATACATGGTGCCGACTAAGCCAGTCCTGATTTGACTTCTACATTGCCACTAAAGTATCAGAAGCTGGTACTTTGGCGTGTTCCAGCACAAATGCTTGACATGCAGAATTGCTACAACAGGCACCAGAAGATAACCCTGCCACCTCTTCCCACACGTCAGTTGTTTTTTATATGGGAGGGAAGAGAATGGACAATTCCTTTGCTGAAAAAGCCTTTATTGTCTTTAACGCTGCTAAACCTTACGCTGATACATGCCtacttaaaatgtatcttttgtaCCTCCGAAGTAAAGTGTTTCATATCCTTTAATATCAAATACACTATTACAGAGAAATCacaggatgcagcaggggtctgagTCGTGGTCTTGGCCACATGTCTTACTCAAAGGGGAAGTGGTAGTGGTGTAGACAGCTCTGCCTCAGACAGGAAGCTTGGATTCctcactgtctttttttttttctgttgatttaGGTTATTGAGCAAgtgatttttttggggagggggctccccaAAAAATGAAGACACCCATAATCACATCAGCTCTTGGAACATTTCAGTCTTGGTGATTGCAAACGGATACGCTTCAGGTAACAGCATGGGAAGTGGCAAGGTGAGCGCCTCATGCTGCCCTGCCAATGCCTCAAATCTGTCATAGGAGGCTCAGTCACACTCTGTAGCTCATTTAgtgcttggcctctctgctgagcctgTCAGCAATGTGGGCAGCTTAGGGGTACTTAACCCCTGGGGACTGGAGTGAGATCACCCAAGCCATGGAACTGCAATCTGAGGAATAACTCTCACTACCACCCCAGGCTAGGTTTGAGCAGATGAAGCCTTTCACCCCTGGGTTATTTCCCATTTCCACAGCTCTGAGCCTTCCTGTCATTATCTTGCTTCCCCTCAGTTCTGTTAATCCACAGGCCTTCAAACTCCCAAGAGATGAGCAGAGGACTCTGGCTGTTACTGACATAAATGCAGGTGAATTCCAAAGTTAAAATGATGGTCAAAACAACTGTAGTTCCAGCACAGCTTCCAACATCCATCTCCTCACTGCTCTTTCCTGCTGTAAAAGAATCTGCCCAGCGTCAGATATGAtggtggggggaagcagaggcagggagaagagggCTCTGAACAAGTTGCTTGCAAGCTTTGCTCCCTTCcgtgctcttctttggacttgtGTGCCATATAGTAAAAAGCTGCACATTTCAGGCTGGCAGATGCCCAAGCCATCACAATTGTGACTCGTAAGGTCTGGAATTGAGACTTAACTCATTCTCCACTTCTAAAAAATCTCCCTGCAAACATTTCTCCATGGTGCCTTTCCCCGTCAATGATTGCTATTGGCTCCTTATTATCTTCCTTTCCTGCATACCCATCACTAGACTCAATTTGTATTTAAAGAGGGTGTTTGCGTTTTAAGtctgtattaaatatttgttcttgcATTGTGATCTGAGTGCATTGCTGGGGGcagacggggtggggggggtctcttcCCAAAGAATGTAATGAATAAATGAGCAACATCCAAGTAACTGGTAGCCTGGAATGTGGACAGAGTAAATATGTCAATTTATCAGGCTCCCTAAAATCATTGGGCATGATAgttataataatacttagcacttttgaaaCTTAGATCTTTACATGCTTTGTCAAAGGCAAGCAAGCATTATtatcccttttacagatggggaaactctgTGACAGAGTTTCAAGTGACTTACTCACAGTCACCCAAGTCAAGTGGAATTGCCTTCCACCTTGTGCTATAGAGAGGTCAAGCCTGAAGTTAAGCTTTATAGTCTCAAGGTTTTCTTAATGCCTGATTTAAGTGTTGATTGATAGAAGTGCAGCAAGTTCAACAAATGTGTGTATATTAAACTAAATGGAAATCCGCTGTGAGAGCCTAGAGAAGAAGACTGCCTTCTTGCTGCTAAATTTAGGTACGTCTCCAatatcctttttttccctcccatagATGTGCTGCACTTCAAAAGGGTTTCGTTTTTGGGGGCTGCCCCACCCAATGGAAAGATCATGCTACAGGGTAAGCAAAATTCTTAGAGTCATGGTTTTGGAGGAGGAAAGGGTCTGAAGTTTGTGAGTGGCAGGGGTCAACTAATTAtacagcctcccttctccttaaAAGGGTTCTTATCCTCAGGAACACCTTTCAAAAGAGGGTCCTCTGCTGCCATGGATTCTATATACTCCTTGAGCTCTTTGCCCGTCTTGGAGACCTGGAGAGAAAGAAGAATCTCTTTTTAGATTATGATAATGAGATCTCATTACATAGGATTGGCCAGACTCTGTCAGACTCATGGTCCCTCTACTCCACTGTCGGACAGTGGCGAGTGCCAGAtgattcagaagaaggtgcaggaAGCCTCTCCCCATGTAGAAGTCATCCTAGCCCCTAATTGTTAGAGATTGTCTGAAGATTTTGGATCATGCAGTTTTAGATCCCTACCAGACCTGTTTCTTAGCATTAACTGTTCTAACTCTGAATAgccttgttatccatataaatgtccaatcccacTCTGAATCTTGCACCCTGATGGGAATTATTTTTCTGAAGCAGGCCACTTCCCTAGATCAGCAGCAGGAATTTCCCAGAACCCTGAGGCATGGTGCTGAGAACCCTCAACAAGCCAGTAAGAGCTCCTTGAAGCTGAGGGTACTCAACACCAGAAGGAGTCAACAACTTCGCTCCTCTGGCACTGTGGAACTCACAATAATAAGGGTAAAAGCTCATTGTATGGGAGACAGAAACTTCTTTGGGGCTGGTCTGAGACTGTGTAGTGAACTCCCGCAGGCACTCAGGGCTATAAGAGACCTTATCGCTTTTCGCgccaagtgcaaggcacatttttttgaccttgccttctctaatgtGAACGTGTAGCAACAGATATATATTTAATAAACCAAAAACCCTAGCAAAACAAGACATTCCTTtgcacacacttctccctctggggagaggataagagaacaaacacatgacagatacatagtcacattgcttaatgcact
This is a stretch of genomic DNA from Gopherus evgoodei ecotype Sinaloan lineage chromosome 23, rGopEvg1_v1.p, whole genome shotgun sequence. It encodes these proteins:
- the GNGT2 gene encoding guanine nucleotide-binding protein G(I)/G(S)/G(O) subunit gamma-T2; amino-acid sequence: MAQDLTEKELLKMELDQLKKEVKNERQMVSKTGKELKEYIESMAAEDPLLKGVPEDKNPFKEKGGCIIS